One window of the Entelurus aequoreus isolate RoL-2023_Sb linkage group LG18, RoL_Eaeq_v1.1, whole genome shotgun sequence genome contains the following:
- the LOC133633942 gene encoding mucin-2 isoform X2, whose translation MSTGDFQTKYASFMESIVKSTVAETTKLFEGMVDELKEELSKVKMENEALKTTCRVKENAKTLAISESCQSDDVPEMCDTSIQCDLLSGHDLPDMLCQSMGESRDDQNMQCDREQMVYILLKDHDYDASNDEYCQLTKPKVSEPPVVSREIEWAVTDSAPKYSRETETECPQIYQRCSYGSCRKSGDSSIQRSSEGDCKIQILSVKSLAITNSTKEVASGSDQMLSEFATKGSPGPTTFKKQSAVPEYSNVPRPGEQQGEQTLLMTDFELNVPVKKNSRQRRQPSRKVKRLHNTKKKISVLRSNNDAGHDEEMSSICTGDTSVCGVPEVSQSKSEDAITIISTATQNRSSEDSENPNTGPQTVSVLAPLETGLSSESQLPCTEIKDGSSHAPSTDIPSATLNSRTAASEQAPPCQVTESSTSATLQDAMLLVEAMDQSTKDCILPQEKIDQSTCMPLVTLPSKVQSPVTTQALTAQSPPTLHINDQVAEAVPTMEQSTNTSSNSQSQIGVQQHCTTPLNIITSPSSLTSTVVELFEQRSLSPPIVLAASEQNPVDSVPDEVIDISKSSPFSHPPCTIAPLSPNQISAVVSTVAAAQSKCSLSVGISEMKTVTATTAASVVDPETTIGSLELKAHTKIKIIIPRLTSAVGTGQTQSSETEDNFVGPDGDVSMSTSQPSNMCSNSGMTSDGTEKSSLTEQIPIIISPLSPTPLDCESLQITHPELAETSATEGVPISGFQMTQVVVKLKKLPLFTKTVLVSELDYYERLAEPDSISYAANAHVLNPTPEAHAIPTSICPNLKDTSVVEAVNESPMSEYISSCTIVEEEPDFVPSCSLSNVCEPVSMKSTIDFEKAKLSTVPDQTTKPSFNMTEEINNPEQKTPVTPKDLSDPRSQWTKTQFLAQLEVTPVNQDSQKVSTNEFAEESRRKSQRNSVVARLRSHLKIHLQAKKTKVNSQPLTGKRNTRGSQKKPTSENVVTTDLESTKPISLSTKSPPELQTETEYSQASLKRHGNTNTSPTENTTFTITPVCPESPIVSKDASSPENTTTSTLVISPLPTPVSPKKPTLENVATTDLESTKHTPVSTEIPPELQTETGYSQARLKKQSSADTSPTENTAFKTAPVCLISPVVSKDALSLENTTTNTLNIIPPQPDIEVNITNGNPTKHSLDNDSIKIGSTIEHIPINCTPQVIVEECSNQNFESHVHPSSIIETNDLNETHISPLNECKSAQCTDDAISEKSEDTNLIPMSGLAEDKPCVKETLPAKITGKSSTNNAEISPKKSKANAVCLRSRKTKDTTSPLKNTLPPQSRKKCITAQENARSKKSQKKCPQQASSAHKKAESSRLKSDCASSKKSNSSSVSLMKNSTRSKKSCSESLSSPNLAKEARTSKQQKGASGSLLGNTVSPSPKLAKEAHTSKQLKRKSGSLLGNTVPPSPNVAKEAHTSKQSKRTSGSLLGNTVPPSPNLAKEAHTSKQLKRKSRSSLGNTVSPSVHWIKLPIVVSSSSKSRESAAKKSRLSQNCSISENVKLRTAQKLAKTKTVAEINKSKQSNLKKTKQVTKQYGSDETGTRTQIVWTPTGPAREATAVRGKRSSFSPTQIEERSSKPQNYTVVSLQSPSYHPILFKAPPIVSPLQPLAVIGDRLLKNQCGQCGRVLSNPAALESHVSLHTGYRPFSCDHCGKNFPDDKTLRRHDRVHRNGRIHVCHRCGKGFVYAFGLTKHLQMVHGKFKPYVCMFCEKAFFTKREVTDHIRIHTGEKPFPCHLCEKRFVRRVELNVHLRWHNGEKRFWCPFCGKGFLDCNNMKRHKMIHTGEKPHSCPHCPKNFTQSGHLKKHVRNVHKIQ comes from the exons ATGTCGACGGGCGATTTTCAGACCAAGTATGCCTCCTTCATGGAGAGTATAGTGAAGAGTACAGTCGCGGAAACTACAAAACTTTTCGAAGGTATGGTCGACGAATTAAAGGAGGAATTATCCAAAGTCAAGATGGAGAACGAGGCCCTGAAAACCACATGCCGAGTAAAAGAAAACGCCAAAACCTTAGCGATTAGCGAATCGTGCCAAAGTGACGACGTCCCTGAGATGTGTGATACATCAATACAGTGCG ACCTTCTTTCTGGCCACGACTTGCCTGATATGTTGTGTCAATCGATGGGAGAAAGCAGAGATGATCAAAACATGCAATGTGATCGAGAGCAGATGGTTTACATCCTTCTGAAGGACCATGACTATGATGCTTCAAATGATGAATATTGTCAGTTGACAAAACCCAAG GTCTCTGAACCCCCTGTCGTCAGCAGAGAAATAGAGTGGGCTGTTACAG ATTCAGCACCAAAATATTCTCGTGAAACTGAAACAGAATGCCCTCAAATTTACCAGCGATGTTCATATGGATCGTGCAGAAAAAGTGGTGATTCGTCAATTCAACGCAGTTCGGAAGGGGATTGCAAGATACAGATTCTTTCAGTGAAGTCACTTGCTATAACAAATAGCACCAAGGAAGTGGCATCTGGTTCTGATCAAATGTTATCAGAATTTGCGACTAAAGGATCCCCTGGTCCCACAACATTCAAAAAACAGTCGGCAGTACCAGAG TACAGCAATGTTCCCCGCCCAGGAGAACAACAAGGGGAGCAAACATTGCTGATGACCGACTTTGAATTGAATGTGCCGGTAAAGAAAAACAGTAGACAAAGAAGACAGCCCTCAAGAAAAGTGAAACGATTGcataacactaaaaaaaaaataagtgttttgagATCAAATAACGATGCAGGACATGATGAAGAGATGTCTTCTATTTGCACGGGGGACACATCAGTATGTGGGGTTCCAGAAGTCTCTCAAAGTAAGTCAGAAGATGCTATAACCATTATTTCTACAGCAACGCAAAACAGATCATCAGAAGACTCGGAAAACCCTAACACAGGGCCCCAGACTGTTTCAGTATTAGCTCCATTAGAAACAGGTTTATCGTCTGAGTCTCAACTGCCCTGCACGGAAATAAAAGACGGATCTAGTCATGCTCCAAGCACTGACATTCCATCTGCTACATTAAACAGCCGGACTGCGGCATCGGAACAAGCACCACCATGTCAGGTCACGGAAAGCAGCACATCTGCAACGCTTCAGGATGCAATGCTACTCGTCGAAGCAATGGATCAGTCAACAAAGGATTGTATCCTCCCACAAGAAAAGATAGACCAATCAACGTGTATGCCTCTTGTCACCTTACCATCTAAAGTCCAATCTCCAGTAACTACACAAGCATTGACAGCACAGTCACCACCAACCCTACATATAAATGATCAAGTTGCAGAAGCGGTACCTACAATGGAGCAATCCACAAACACTTCCAGCAATTCACAGTCTCAGATTGGAGTGCAACAACATTGCACTACTCCTTTGAACATTATTACATCTCCATCATCTTTGACTTCTACAGTAGTAGAGTTATTTGAGCAACGCTCACTTTCTCCTCCAATTGTATTGGCAGCATCTGAACAAAACCCGGTAGACTCAGTCCCAGATGAAGTCATCGATATCTCCAAATCATCACCATTCAGTCATCCACCATGTACTATTGCCCCGCTCTCCCCAAATCAGATTTCAGCTGTTGTGTCAACTGTTGCTGCTGCACAGAGTAAATGTTCCTTGTCTGTGGGAATTTCTGAAATGAAAACTGTTACTGCAACGACAGCTGCTTCTGTTGTCGACCCTGAAACAACAATCGGTTCACTAGAACTAAAGGCAcacactaaaataaaaataataattcctAGACTTACATCAGCTGTTGGGACTGGTCAGACCCAATCGTCGGAGACCGAAGACAATTTTGTTGGACCAGATGGTGATGTCAGCATGTCGACATCACAGCCAAGCAACATGTGTAGCAATTCTGGAATGACTTCAGATGGAACGGAAAAGTCATCGTTAACTGAACAAATACCAATAATTATATCGCCCTTGTCACCCACACCGCTGGATTGTGAAAGTTTACAAATAACGCACCCAGAATTAGCGGAAACATCTGCAACTGAGGGTGTACCCATCAGCGGTTTTCAAATGACCCAAGTGGTGGTAAAATTAAAAAAGCTGCCATTGTTCACTAAAACTGTTTTGGTCTCAGAACTGGATTATTATGAAAGGCTTGCTGAACCAGATAGCATATCATATGCTGCCAATGCGCATGTATTAAACCCAACCCCAGAAGCCCATGCAATACCAACCAGCATTTGTCCCAATTTAAAAGATACATCTGTTGTTGAAGCTGTGAATGAGTCTCCAATGTCAGAGTATATATCATCATGCACTATTGTGGAGGAGGAACCAGATTTTGTGCCATCCTGTTCGCTTTCTAATGTGTGTGAACCTGTCTCAATGAAATCAACAATAGACTTTGAGAAGGCTAAACTATCAACTGTACCTGATCAAACGACTAAGCCTTCTTTCAACATGACTGAAGAAATCAACAACCCAGAACAGAAAACCCCCGTTACACCCAAGGACTTATCTGACCCTCGGTCACAATGGACTAAAACGCAATTCCTCGCCCAGTTAGAAGTGACACCTGTAAACCAGGACTCTCAAAAG GTATCAACAAATGAGTTTGCAGAAGAGTCCAGGAGAAAGTCACAGAGAAACTCTGTTGTTGCCCGTCTCAGAAGTCACCTCAAAATTCACTTGCAAGCTAAAAAAACCAAAGTAAATTCTCAGCCACTTACAGGAAAACGGAACACCCGTGGAAGTCAAAAGAAACCAACATCAGAGAATGTTGTTACCACTGACCTAGAGTCCACCAAGCCAATTTCTCTTAGCACAAAAAGTCCCCCTGAGCTCCAAACAGAGACTGAGTACTCTCAAGCTAGTCTCAAGAGACATGGGAATACAAATACCAGTCCTACTGAAAACACTACTTTCACAATTACTCCTGTTTGCCCAGAAAGCCCGATTGTAAGTAAAGATGCTTCATCTCCAGAAAACACAACAACCAGCACTTTAGTTATTTCCCCACTGCCCACCCCTGTAAGCCCCAAGAAACCAACATTAGAGAATGTTGCTACCACAGACCTTGAGTCCACAAAGCACACTCCTGTTAGCACAGAAATTCCACCAGAGTTACAAACAGAAACTGGGTACTCTCAAGCTCGTCTCAAGAAACAGAGCAGTGCAGATACCAGTCCAACTGAAAACACAGCTTTCAAGACGGCTCCGGTTTGCCTCATAAGTCCGGTTGTAAGTAAAGATGCTCTATCTCTGGAAAACACAACCACCAACACTTTAAATATTATTCCCCCACAGCCAGACATTGAGGTAAACATCACCAATGGAAACCCAACAAAACATTCATTAGACAATGACAGCATAAAGATAGGATCTACTATTGAACACATTCCAATAAACTGTACACCGCAAGTTATTGTTGAAGAATGTTCAAACCAAAATTTTGAATCCCATGTACATCCTAGTTCAATTATAGAGACAAATGACTTGAATGAGACACATATTTCTCCTCTAAATGAGTGTAAGTCTGCCCAATGTACCGATGATGCTATCTCTGAAAAGTCTGAAGATACAAATCTGATTCCAATGTCGGGTTTAGCAGAAGATAAGCCTTGTGTTAAAGAGACATTGCCAGCCAAGATTACTGGAAAGTCTAGCACAAACAATGCTGAGATTAGCCCTAAGAAGTCAAAAGCAAATGCTGTGTGTCTAAGGTCAAGGAAAACTAAAGATACCACCAGCCCTTTAAAAAATACACTCCCACCTCAGAGTCGTAAGAAGTGTATCACCGCCCAGGAAAATGCTCGTTCCAAAAAGTCCCAGAAAAAATGCCCACAACAAGCTAGTTCTGCTCATAAAAAGGCAGAATCTTCAAGACTGAAGAGTGACTGTGCTAGTTCAAAAAAGTCCAATTCATCTTCTGTCAGTCTAATGAAAAATAGTACCAGATCTAAAAAGTCTTGCAGTGAATCTCTCAGTAGTCCCAACCTTGCTAAAGAAGCACGCACATCAAAGCAGCAAAAAGGAGCATCTGGTTCATTATTGGGAAATACTGTATCCCCTAGTCCCAAACTTGCTAAAGAAGCACACACATCTAAGCAGTTAAAAAGAAAATCTGGTTCATTATTGGGAAATACTGTACCCCCAAGTCCCAACGTTGCTAAAGAAGCACATACATCTAAGCAGTCAAAAAGAACATCTGGTTCATTATTAGGAAATACTGTACCCCCTAGTCCCAATCTTGCTAAAGAAGCACACACATCTAAACAATTAAAAAGAAAATCTAGGTCATCATTGGGAAATACTGTATCTCCAAGTGTTCATTGGATTAAATTGCCTATTGTTGTTTCCAGTTCAAGTAAAAGCAGAGAATCTGCAGCTAAAAAATCCAGACTGAGTCAAAACTGCAGTATTTCAGAAAATGTAAAATTACGAACTGCCCAGAAATTAGCAAAAACAAAGACAGTTGCAGAAATAAACAAATCCAAACAATCAAATTTAAAGAAAACAAAGCAAGTGACAAAGCAATATGGGAGCGATGAGACTGGAACCAGAACTCAAATCGTGTGGACTCCTACAGGGCCAGCAAGGGAGGCTACTGCAGTAAGAGGAAAACGATCTTCGTTTTCACCAACGCAGATAGAGGAACGCTCCTCAAAACCTCAGAATTACACTGTAGTGTCTTTGCAGAGTCCTTCTTACCACCCAATACTTTTCAAAGCGCCACCTATTGTATCACCATTGCAGCCTTTAGCCGTCATAGGTGACCGTTTGCTCAAGAACCAGTGTGGGCAATGTGGTCGTGTATTGAGCAACCCTGCTGCTCTTGAGAGCCACGTCAGTCTCCATACAGGTTACAGACCATTCTCTTGCGATCACTGTGGGAAGAACTTTCCTGACGACAAAACCCTTAGACGGCATGACAGAGTGCACCGCAACGGTCGGATCCATGTCTGCCATCGATGCGGGAAGGGTTTCGTATATGCTTTTGGCCTCACCAAACATCTTCAGATGGTACATGGGAAATTTAAACCATATGTCTGCATGTTCTGCGAAAAGGCTTTTTTCACAAAGAGAGAGGTGACGGACCACATCCGGATCCACACAGGGGAGAAACCATTCCCCTGCCACTTATGTGAAAAGAGGTTTGTCAGGAGAGTGGAGCTAAACGTGCATCTGAGGTGGCATAATGGAGAGAAAAGATTCTGGTGTCCGTTTTGTGGGAAAGGATTTTTAGACTGCAATAACATGAAAAGACATAAGATGATCCATACAGGAGAGAAACCGCATTCTTGCCCGCATTGCCCGAAAAACTTTACACAGTCAGGCCACTTGAAAAAGCATGTTAGGAATGTACATAAAATTCAATAG
- the LOC133633942 gene encoding mucin-2 isoform X1, translating to MSTGDFQTKYASFMESIVKSTVAETTKLFEGMVDELKEELSKVKMENEALKTTCRVKENAKTLAISESCQSDDVPEMCDTSIQCDLLSGHDLPDMLCQSMGESRDDQNMQCDREQMVYILLKDHDYDASNDEYCQLTKPKVSEPPVVSREIEWAVTDSAPKYSRETETECPQIYQRCSYGSCRKSGDSSIQRSSEGDCKIQILSVKSLAITNSTKEVASGSDQMLSEFATKGSPGPTTFKKQSAVPEVRIQKQPLGETPRNEHTYVAVLQYSNVPRPGEQQGEQTLLMTDFELNVPVKKNSRQRRQPSRKVKRLHNTKKKISVLRSNNDAGHDEEMSSICTGDTSVCGVPEVSQSKSEDAITIISTATQNRSSEDSENPNTGPQTVSVLAPLETGLSSESQLPCTEIKDGSSHAPSTDIPSATLNSRTAASEQAPPCQVTESSTSATLQDAMLLVEAMDQSTKDCILPQEKIDQSTCMPLVTLPSKVQSPVTTQALTAQSPPTLHINDQVAEAVPTMEQSTNTSSNSQSQIGVQQHCTTPLNIITSPSSLTSTVVELFEQRSLSPPIVLAASEQNPVDSVPDEVIDISKSSPFSHPPCTIAPLSPNQISAVVSTVAAAQSKCSLSVGISEMKTVTATTAASVVDPETTIGSLELKAHTKIKIIIPRLTSAVGTGQTQSSETEDNFVGPDGDVSMSTSQPSNMCSNSGMTSDGTEKSSLTEQIPIIISPLSPTPLDCESLQITHPELAETSATEGVPISGFQMTQVVVKLKKLPLFTKTVLVSELDYYERLAEPDSISYAANAHVLNPTPEAHAIPTSICPNLKDTSVVEAVNESPMSEYISSCTIVEEEPDFVPSCSLSNVCEPVSMKSTIDFEKAKLSTVPDQTTKPSFNMTEEINNPEQKTPVTPKDLSDPRSQWTKTQFLAQLEVTPVNQDSQKVSTNEFAEESRRKSQRNSVVARLRSHLKIHLQAKKTKVNSQPLTGKRNTRGSQKKPTSENVVTTDLESTKPISLSTKSPPELQTETEYSQASLKRHGNTNTSPTENTTFTITPVCPESPIVSKDASSPENTTTSTLVISPLPTPVSPKKPTLENVATTDLESTKHTPVSTEIPPELQTETGYSQARLKKQSSADTSPTENTAFKTAPVCLISPVVSKDALSLENTTTNTLNIIPPQPDIEVNITNGNPTKHSLDNDSIKIGSTIEHIPINCTPQVIVEECSNQNFESHVHPSSIIETNDLNETHISPLNECKSAQCTDDAISEKSEDTNLIPMSGLAEDKPCVKETLPAKITGKSSTNNAEISPKKSKANAVCLRSRKTKDTTSPLKNTLPPQSRKKCITAQENARSKKSQKKCPQQASSAHKKAESSRLKSDCASSKKSNSSSVSLMKNSTRSKKSCSESLSSPNLAKEARTSKQQKGASGSLLGNTVSPSPKLAKEAHTSKQLKRKSGSLLGNTVPPSPNVAKEAHTSKQSKRTSGSLLGNTVPPSPNLAKEAHTSKQLKRKSRSSLGNTVSPSVHWIKLPIVVSSSSKSRESAAKKSRLSQNCSISENVKLRTAQKLAKTKTVAEINKSKQSNLKKTKQVTKQYGSDETGTRTQIVWTPTGPAREATAVRGKRSSFSPTQIEERSSKPQNYTVVSLQSPSYHPILFKAPPIVSPLQPLAVIGDRLLKNQCGQCGRVLSNPAALESHVSLHTGYRPFSCDHCGKNFPDDKTLRRHDRVHRNGRIHVCHRCGKGFVYAFGLTKHLQMVHGKFKPYVCMFCEKAFFTKREVTDHIRIHTGEKPFPCHLCEKRFVRRVELNVHLRWHNGEKRFWCPFCGKGFLDCNNMKRHKMIHTGEKPHSCPHCPKNFTQSGHLKKHVRNVHKIQ from the exons ATGTCGACGGGCGATTTTCAGACCAAGTATGCCTCCTTCATGGAGAGTATAGTGAAGAGTACAGTCGCGGAAACTACAAAACTTTTCGAAGGTATGGTCGACGAATTAAAGGAGGAATTATCCAAAGTCAAGATGGAGAACGAGGCCCTGAAAACCACATGCCGAGTAAAAGAAAACGCCAAAACCTTAGCGATTAGCGAATCGTGCCAAAGTGACGACGTCCCTGAGATGTGTGATACATCAATACAGTGCG ACCTTCTTTCTGGCCACGACTTGCCTGATATGTTGTGTCAATCGATGGGAGAAAGCAGAGATGATCAAAACATGCAATGTGATCGAGAGCAGATGGTTTACATCCTTCTGAAGGACCATGACTATGATGCTTCAAATGATGAATATTGTCAGTTGACAAAACCCAAG GTCTCTGAACCCCCTGTCGTCAGCAGAGAAATAGAGTGGGCTGTTACAG ATTCAGCACCAAAATATTCTCGTGAAACTGAAACAGAATGCCCTCAAATTTACCAGCGATGTTCATATGGATCGTGCAGAAAAAGTGGTGATTCGTCAATTCAACGCAGTTCGGAAGGGGATTGCAAGATACAGATTCTTTCAGTGAAGTCACTTGCTATAACAAATAGCACCAAGGAAGTGGCATCTGGTTCTGATCAAATGTTATCAGAATTTGCGACTAAAGGATCCCCTGGTCCCACAACATTCAAAAAACAGTCGGCAGTACCAGAGGTTcgaattcagaaacaacctttaggTGAAACACCAAgaaatgaacatacatatgttgcTGTGTTGCAGTACAGCAATGTTCCCCGCCCAGGAGAACAACAAGGGGAGCAAACATTGCTGATGACCGACTTTGAATTGAATGTGCCGGTAAAGAAAAACAGTAGACAAAGAAGACAGCCCTCAAGAAAAGTGAAACGATTGcataacactaaaaaaaaaataagtgttttgagATCAAATAACGATGCAGGACATGATGAAGAGATGTCTTCTATTTGCACGGGGGACACATCAGTATGTGGGGTTCCAGAAGTCTCTCAAAGTAAGTCAGAAGATGCTATAACCATTATTTCTACAGCAACGCAAAACAGATCATCAGAAGACTCGGAAAACCCTAACACAGGGCCCCAGACTGTTTCAGTATTAGCTCCATTAGAAACAGGTTTATCGTCTGAGTCTCAACTGCCCTGCACGGAAATAAAAGACGGATCTAGTCATGCTCCAAGCACTGACATTCCATCTGCTACATTAAACAGCCGGACTGCGGCATCGGAACAAGCACCACCATGTCAGGTCACGGAAAGCAGCACATCTGCAACGCTTCAGGATGCAATGCTACTCGTCGAAGCAATGGATCAGTCAACAAAGGATTGTATCCTCCCACAAGAAAAGATAGACCAATCAACGTGTATGCCTCTTGTCACCTTACCATCTAAAGTCCAATCTCCAGTAACTACACAAGCATTGACAGCACAGTCACCACCAACCCTACATATAAATGATCAAGTTGCAGAAGCGGTACCTACAATGGAGCAATCCACAAACACTTCCAGCAATTCACAGTCTCAGATTGGAGTGCAACAACATTGCACTACTCCTTTGAACATTATTACATCTCCATCATCTTTGACTTCTACAGTAGTAGAGTTATTTGAGCAACGCTCACTTTCTCCTCCAATTGTATTGGCAGCATCTGAACAAAACCCGGTAGACTCAGTCCCAGATGAAGTCATCGATATCTCCAAATCATCACCATTCAGTCATCCACCATGTACTATTGCCCCGCTCTCCCCAAATCAGATTTCAGCTGTTGTGTCAACTGTTGCTGCTGCACAGAGTAAATGTTCCTTGTCTGTGGGAATTTCTGAAATGAAAACTGTTACTGCAACGACAGCTGCTTCTGTTGTCGACCCTGAAACAACAATCGGTTCACTAGAACTAAAGGCAcacactaaaataaaaataataattcctAGACTTACATCAGCTGTTGGGACTGGTCAGACCCAATCGTCGGAGACCGAAGACAATTTTGTTGGACCAGATGGTGATGTCAGCATGTCGACATCACAGCCAAGCAACATGTGTAGCAATTCTGGAATGACTTCAGATGGAACGGAAAAGTCATCGTTAACTGAACAAATACCAATAATTATATCGCCCTTGTCACCCACACCGCTGGATTGTGAAAGTTTACAAATAACGCACCCAGAATTAGCGGAAACATCTGCAACTGAGGGTGTACCCATCAGCGGTTTTCAAATGACCCAAGTGGTGGTAAAATTAAAAAAGCTGCCATTGTTCACTAAAACTGTTTTGGTCTCAGAACTGGATTATTATGAAAGGCTTGCTGAACCAGATAGCATATCATATGCTGCCAATGCGCATGTATTAAACCCAACCCCAGAAGCCCATGCAATACCAACCAGCATTTGTCCCAATTTAAAAGATACATCTGTTGTTGAAGCTGTGAATGAGTCTCCAATGTCAGAGTATATATCATCATGCACTATTGTGGAGGAGGAACCAGATTTTGTGCCATCCTGTTCGCTTTCTAATGTGTGTGAACCTGTCTCAATGAAATCAACAATAGACTTTGAGAAGGCTAAACTATCAACTGTACCTGATCAAACGACTAAGCCTTCTTTCAACATGACTGAAGAAATCAACAACCCAGAACAGAAAACCCCCGTTACACCCAAGGACTTATCTGACCCTCGGTCACAATGGACTAAAACGCAATTCCTCGCCCAGTTAGAAGTGACACCTGTAAACCAGGACTCTCAAAAG GTATCAACAAATGAGTTTGCAGAAGAGTCCAGGAGAAAGTCACAGAGAAACTCTGTTGTTGCCCGTCTCAGAAGTCACCTCAAAATTCACTTGCAAGCTAAAAAAACCAAAGTAAATTCTCAGCCACTTACAGGAAAACGGAACACCCGTGGAAGTCAAAAGAAACCAACATCAGAGAATGTTGTTACCACTGACCTAGAGTCCACCAAGCCAATTTCTCTTAGCACAAAAAGTCCCCCTGAGCTCCAAACAGAGACTGAGTACTCTCAAGCTAGTCTCAAGAGACATGGGAATACAAATACCAGTCCTACTGAAAACACTACTTTCACAATTACTCCTGTTTGCCCAGAAAGCCCGATTGTAAGTAAAGATGCTTCATCTCCAGAAAACACAACAACCAGCACTTTAGTTATTTCCCCACTGCCCACCCCTGTAAGCCCCAAGAAACCAACATTAGAGAATGTTGCTACCACAGACCTTGAGTCCACAAAGCACACTCCTGTTAGCACAGAAATTCCACCAGAGTTACAAACAGAAACTGGGTACTCTCAAGCTCGTCTCAAGAAACAGAGCAGTGCAGATACCAGTCCAACTGAAAACACAGCTTTCAAGACGGCTCCGGTTTGCCTCATAAGTCCGGTTGTAAGTAAAGATGCTCTATCTCTGGAAAACACAACCACCAACACTTTAAATATTATTCCCCCACAGCCAGACATTGAGGTAAACATCACCAATGGAAACCCAACAAAACATTCATTAGACAATGACAGCATAAAGATAGGATCTACTATTGAACACATTCCAATAAACTGTACACCGCAAGTTATTGTTGAAGAATGTTCAAACCAAAATTTTGAATCCCATGTACATCCTAGTTCAATTATAGAGACAAATGACTTGAATGAGACACATATTTCTCCTCTAAATGAGTGTAAGTCTGCCCAATGTACCGATGATGCTATCTCTGAAAAGTCTGAAGATACAAATCTGATTCCAATGTCGGGTTTAGCAGAAGATAAGCCTTGTGTTAAAGAGACATTGCCAGCCAAGATTACTGGAAAGTCTAGCACAAACAATGCTGAGATTAGCCCTAAGAAGTCAAAAGCAAATGCTGTGTGTCTAAGGTCAAGGAAAACTAAAGATACCACCAGCCCTTTAAAAAATACACTCCCACCTCAGAGTCGTAAGAAGTGTATCACCGCCCAGGAAAATGCTCGTTCCAAAAAGTCCCAGAAAAAATGCCCACAACAAGCTAGTTCTGCTCATAAAAAGGCAGAATCTTCAAGACTGAAGAGTGACTGTGCTAGTTCAAAAAAGTCCAATTCATCTTCTGTCAGTCTAATGAAAAATAGTACCAGATCTAAAAAGTCTTGCAGTGAATCTCTCAGTAGTCCCAACCTTGCTAAAGAAGCACGCACATCAAAGCAGCAAAAAGGAGCATCTGGTTCATTATTGGGAAATACTGTATCCCCTAGTCCCAAACTTGCTAAAGAAGCACACACATCTAAGCAGTTAAAAAGAAAATCTGGTTCATTATTGGGAAATACTGTACCCCCAAGTCCCAACGTTGCTAAAGAAGCACATACATCTAAGCAGTCAAAAAGAACATCTGGTTCATTATTAGGAAATACTGTACCCCCTAGTCCCAATCTTGCTAAAGAAGCACACACATCTAAACAATTAAAAAGAAAATCTAGGTCATCATTGGGAAATACTGTATCTCCAAGTGTTCATTGGATTAAATTGCCTATTGTTGTTTCCAGTTCAAGTAAAAGCAGAGAATCTGCAGCTAAAAAATCCAGACTGAGTCAAAACTGCAGTATTTCAGAAAATGTAAAATTACGAACTGCCCAGAAATTAGCAAAAACAAAGACAGTTGCAGAAATAAACAAATCCAAACAATCAAATTTAAAGAAAACAAAGCAAGTGACAAAGCAATATGGGAGCGATGAGACTGGAACCAGAACTCAAATCGTGTGGACTCCTACAGGGCCAGCAAGGGAGGCTACTGCAGTAAGAGGAAAACGATCTTCGTTTTCACCAACGCAGATAGAGGAACGCTCCTCAAAACCTCAGAATTACACTGTAGTGTCTTTGCAGAGTCCTTCTTACCACCCAATACTTTTCAAAGCGCCACCTATTGTATCACCATTGCAGCCTTTAGCCGTCATAGGTGACCGTTTGCTCAAGAACCAGTGTGGGCAATGTGGTCGTGTATTGAGCAACCCTGCTGCTCTTGAGAGCCACGTCAGTCTCCATACAGGTTACAGACCATTCTCTTGCGATCACTGTGGGAAGAACTTTCCTGACGACAAAACCCTTAGACGGCATGACAGAGTGCACCGCAACGGTCGGATCCATGTCTGCCATCGATGCGGGAAGGGTTTCGTATATGCTTTTGGCCTCACCAAACATCTTCAGATGGTACATGGGAAATTTAAACCATATGTCTGCATGTTCTGCGAAAAGGCTTTTTTCACAAAGAGAGAGGTGACGGACCACATCCGGATCCACACAGGGGAGAAACCATTCCCCTGCCACTTATGTGAAAAGAGGTTTGTCAGGAGAGTGGAGCTAAACGTGCATCTGAGGTGGCATAATGGAGAGAAAAGATTCTGGTGTCCGTTTTGTGGGAAAGGATTTTTAGACTGCAATAACATGAAAAGACATAAGATGATCCATACAGGAGAGAAACCGCATTCTTGCCCGCATTGCCCGAAAAACTTTACACAGTCAGGCCACTTGAAAAAGCATGTTAGGAATGTACATAAAATTCAATAG